One genomic segment of Desmodus rotundus isolate HL8 unplaced genomic scaffold, HLdesRot8A.1 manual_scaffold_217, whole genome shotgun sequence includes these proteins:
- the XPNPEP3 gene encoding xaa-Pro aminopeptidase 3 isoform X2 yields MSLIHKEAQEQSGTDQTVVLLSNPTYYMSNDIPYTFHQDNNFLYLCGFQEPDSILVLQSLHGKQLPAHKAMLFVPRRDPSRELWDGPRSGTDGAIALTGVDEAYTLEEFQHLVPKLKAETNTLWYDWMRPAHTQLHSDYMQLVTEVKARSKNRVRAVQQLVQRLRLVKSPAEIERMQIAGKLTSQAFIETMFASKAPVEESFLYAKFEFECRARGADILAYPPVVAGGNRSNTLHYVKNNQLIKDGEMVLLDGGCESSCYVSDITRTWPVNGKFTAPQAELYEAVLEIQRDCLTLCSPGTSLENIYSMMLTLIGQKLKELGIIKNIKENNAFKAARKYCPHHVGHYLGMDVHDTPDMPRSLPLQPGMVITVEPGIYIPEDDRDAPEKFRGLGVRIEDDVVVTQDSPLILSADCPKEINDIEHICSRAS; encoded by the exons ATGTCTCTGATCCACAAGGAGGCACAAGAGCAGAGCGGGACAGACCAGACAGTGGTTCTGCTGTCCAACCCTACATACTACATGAGCAATGATATCCCCTATACTTTCCACCAAGACAACAATTTCCTATACCTTTGTGGATTCCAAGAGCCTGATAGCATTCTTGTCCTTCAAAGCCTCCATGGCAAGCAGTTACCAGCACACAAGGCCATGCTTTTTGTGCCTCGGAGAGACCCCAGTCGAGAACTTTGGGATGGCCCACGATCTGGCACCGATGGAGCAATAGCTCTAACTGGCGTGGACGAAGCCTATACGCTGGAAGAATTTCAGCATCTAGTACCAAAACTGAAAG CTGAGACAAATACACTTTGGTATGACTGGATGAGGCCCGCTCACACACAGCTGCACTCGGACTATATGCAGCTTGTGACTGAGGTCAAAGCCAGGAGCAAGAACAGAGTTCGAGCTGTCCAGCAGCTGGTACAGCGCCTCCGGCTGGTCAAATCTCCTGCCGAAATTGAACGAATGCAGATTGCTGGGAAGCTCACATCACAG GCTTTCATAGAGACCATGTTTGCCAGTAAAGCCCCTGTGGAGGAGAGCTTTCTTTATGCTAAG TTTGAATTTGAATGCCGGGCCCGGGGAGCAGACATCTTAGCCTACCCACCTGTGGTTGCTGGAGGTAATCGGTCAAACACTTTGCACTATGTGAAGAATAATCAACTCATCAAG GATGGGGAGATGGTGCTGCTGGATGGAGGGTGTGAGTCTTCTTGCTATGTGAGTGACATCACCCGTACCTGGCCTGTCAATGGCAA GTTTACAGCACCTCAGGCAGAACTTTACGAAGCTGTCCTAGAGATACAGAGAGATTGTCTGACCCTCTGCTCCCCTGGAACAAGCTTGGAAAACATCTACAGCATGATGCTGACCTTGATAGGACAGAAGCTGAAAGAGTTGGGGATCATAAAGAACATTAAGGAAAATAATGCATTCAAG GCTGCTCGAAAATACTGCCCTCATCATGTTGGCCATTACCTCGGGATGGATGTCCATGACACTCCCGACATGCCCCGGTCCCTCCCTCTACAGCCCGGCATGGTGATCACAGTGGAGCCAG GCATTTATATTCCAGAGGATGACAGAGATGCCCCAGAGAAGTTCCGTGGTCTTGGTGTACGGATTGAGGACGATGTAGTGGTGACTCAGGACTCACCTCTCATCCTTTCTGCTGATTGTCCCAAAGAGATAAATGACATCGAACATATCTGCAGCAGGGCCTCTTGA